One window of Ralstonia pickettii DTP0602 genomic DNA carries:
- a CDS encoding RNA polymerase sigma70 (K03088: SIG3.2, rpoE; RNA polymerase sigma-70 factor, ECF subfamily) encodes MRHADTTSPREAAGGGATTCRAASASPILRRMQAPEPPPEPPSPASHPSGDALASLPDHDLMLLVAGGIIEQPVTELFRRHNAGLYNYVAWLCQGNSGEAEDIAQKTWVKLMTRCGDYQPTAAFRTFLFQIARNTWLDQVRSADARQRESQDEQPLEIPADDLSPEAELQLRQHAHHVHRALLHLPVAQREVVVLRFFSDMSVEDIALMLGEKFETVKSRLRYAFAHLRGELAGSVPGSQETRS; translated from the coding sequence GTGCGGCACGCTGACACCACATCGCCCCGCGAGGCAGCGGGAGGCGGGGCGACGACCTGTCGCGCCGCCTCCGCCTCTCCTATACTCCGGCGCATGCAGGCACCCGAGCCCCCACCCGAGCCCCCTTCTCCCGCAAGCCACCCGTCCGGCGACGCGCTGGCCTCGCTGCCCGACCACGACCTGATGCTGCTGGTGGCCGGCGGCATCATCGAGCAGCCCGTCACCGAGCTGTTCCGCCGCCACAATGCCGGCCTCTACAACTATGTGGCGTGGCTGTGCCAGGGCAATAGCGGCGAAGCGGAAGACATCGCACAGAAGACCTGGGTCAAGCTGATGACCCGCTGCGGCGACTACCAGCCCACTGCGGCGTTCCGCACCTTCCTGTTTCAGATCGCGCGCAATACATGGCTCGACCAGGTGCGCAGCGCCGATGCGCGCCAACGTGAGTCGCAGGATGAGCAGCCGTTGGAGATACCCGCCGACGACCTCTCGCCCGAAGCCGAACTGCAGCTGCGCCAGCACGCGCACCATGTGCATCGCGCATTGTTGCATTTGCCGGTGGCGCAGCGCGAAGTGGTGGTGCTGCGCTTCTTCAGCGATATGAGCGTCGAGGATATCGCGCTGATGCTGGGCGAGAAATTCGAGACGGTGAAGAGCCGGCTCCGCTATGCGTTCGCGCACCTGCGCGGCGAGCTGGCCGGCAGCGTGCCGGGATCGCAGGAGACGCGGTCGTGA
- a CDS encoding hypothetical protein (K07114: yfbK; Ca-activated chloride channel homolog) produces the protein MQLRAPVVSTVGARRSRAATAICAAALALALSACGGRSPAVSQDVSQPAPPTEAHAPAVPAPPSPAYVPSANAAKAAPAAEMHTRAAMAPRPYYVPPPPAADRERYGAIDENGVKLVAQAPVSTFSIDVDTGSYSNMRRLLNAGRLPPADAVRVEELLNYFPYDYAQPADGRPFAVHTALAPAPWHPANVLLRIGIKGKDMASGALPAANLVFLVDVSGSMNSPDKLPLLKSSLKLLVNKLRPQDRITLVTYASGTRVALPPTPGSDKAAIGAAIDQLVAGGSTAGASGIALAYQAAQQSYIAGGINRVLLATDGDFNVGVTDFRQLKSMVEEKRKSGVSLSTLGFGTGNYNEQLMEQLADAGDGAYSYIDNLMEGNKVLVSEMSSTLATIARDVKIQVEFNPATVKEYRLIGYENRMLAREDFNNDKVDAGDIGAGHTVTALYELTLAGQPGLVDPLRYQQPAPAPGRDGELAHVKLRYKLPTASTSQLMDVTVARQAIRPLAQGDDDFRFAAAVAGFGQALRGGKFTGTWGYADARALAQGARGADRFGYRGEFLKLVDLAQSLATAAPVGTTGAGSPERAAR, from the coding sequence ATGCAACTTCGCGCACCGGTCGTTTCCACCGTCGGCGCCCGGCGTTCCCGGGCCGCCACCGCCATCTGCGCAGCCGCGCTGGCGCTGGCGCTGTCGGCCTGCGGCGGCCGTTCGCCGGCGGTTTCCCAGGATGTGTCGCAGCCGGCCCCGCCGACGGAGGCCCACGCCCCGGCCGTGCCTGCGCCACCATCACCGGCCTATGTGCCGTCGGCCAACGCCGCCAAGGCCGCGCCGGCCGCCGAAATGCACACCCGTGCCGCCATGGCGCCGCGGCCGTACTACGTGCCTCCGCCTCCGGCGGCAGACCGCGAGCGCTACGGCGCGATCGACGAGAATGGCGTCAAGCTGGTGGCGCAGGCACCGGTGTCCACCTTCAGCATCGATGTCGATACCGGAAGCTACAGCAATATGCGCCGCCTGCTCAATGCCGGGCGCCTGCCACCCGCCGACGCGGTGCGCGTTGAGGAATTGCTGAACTACTTCCCCTATGACTACGCGCAGCCGGCCGATGGGCGGCCATTCGCCGTGCATACCGCGCTGGCGCCCGCCCCGTGGCATCCTGCCAACGTGCTGCTGCGCATCGGCATCAAGGGCAAGGACATGGCCAGCGGCGCGCTGCCGGCCGCCAATCTGGTGTTCCTGGTGGACGTGTCCGGCTCGATGAATTCGCCCGACAAGCTGCCGCTGTTGAAGTCCTCGCTCAAGCTGCTGGTGAACAAGCTGCGCCCGCAGGACCGCATCACGCTGGTCACCTACGCCAGTGGCACGCGCGTGGCGCTGCCACCCACGCCGGGCAGCGACAAGGCCGCCATCGGCGCCGCCATCGACCAACTGGTGGCAGGCGGCAGCACCGCCGGCGCCAGCGGCATCGCGCTGGCCTACCAGGCCGCGCAGCAAAGCTATATCGCCGGCGGCATCAACCGCGTGCTGCTGGCGACCGACGGCGACTTCAACGTGGGCGTGACGGACTTCAGGCAGCTGAAGAGCATGGTCGAAGAGAAGCGCAAGTCGGGCGTATCGCTGTCCACGCTCGGCTTCGGCACCGGCAACTACAACGAGCAACTGATGGAGCAGCTGGCCGATGCCGGCGACGGCGCGTACTCGTATATCGACAACCTGATGGAAGGCAACAAGGTGCTGGTCAGCGAAATGAGCTCCACGCTGGCCACCATCGCGCGCGACGTGAAGATCCAGGTGGAATTCAATCCGGCCACGGTGAAGGAGTACCGGCTGATCGGCTATGAGAACCGCATGCTGGCGCGCGAAGACTTCAACAATGACAAGGTCGATGCCGGCGACATCGGCGCGGGCCATACCGTGACCGCGCTGTACGAGCTGACGCTGGCGGGCCAGCCAGGGCTGGTCGATCCGCTGCGCTACCAGCAGCCCGCACCGGCGCCCGGGCGCGACGGCGAGCTGGCGCATGTCAAGCTGCGCTACAAGCTGCCCACGGCCAGCACCAGCCAGCTGATGGATGTCACCGTCGCCCGTCAGGCGATCCGGCCGCTGGCGCAAGGCGATGACGACTTCCGCTTCGCCGCGGCCGTGGCCGGTTTCGGCCAGGCGCTGCGCGGCGGCAAGTTTACCGGTACGTGGGGCTACGCCGATGCCCGCGCGCTGGCGCAGGGCGCGCGCGGCGCCGACCGCTTCGGCTACCGCGGCGAGTTCCTCAAGCTCGTGGACCTGGCGCAGAGCCTGGCCACGGCCGCTCCCGTCGGCACGACCGGAGCAGGATCGCCCGAGCGTGCGGCACGCTGA